Proteins encoded within one genomic window of Rutidosis leptorrhynchoides isolate AG116_Rl617_1_P2 unplaced genomic scaffold, CSIRO_AGI_Rlap_v1 contig9, whole genome shotgun sequence:
- the LOC139885249 gene encoding probable WRKY transcription factor 13 — MSQAMLNHSLMFGEEDEQGMMTPMNFFNSFPSNFPYNSMKANNLSTSPCIYPPLAPNSTNLSETLIFSSISAPTPRQREDNNITSDLEGPDLLSLQRSTPNRRGWGEMNELYVTINKSNNKGDNKDDHQHNLRVALMKMKKIKGRRKVREPRFCFKTMSEVDVLDDGYKWRKYGQKVVKNKQHPRSYYHCTQDNCRVKKRVERLAEDPRMVITTYEGRHAHSPSEDNEDSQPPSSHLNNFFW; from the exons ATGTCCCAAGCCATGCTAAACCACAGCTTAatgtttggtgaagaagatgagcaaGGGATGATGACACCAATGAATTTCTTTAATTCATTTCCTTCAAACTTTCCCTATAATTCTATGAAAGCAAACAATTTATCCACTTCTCCCTGTATATATCCACCCTTAGCTCCTAACAGCACCAATCTCTCCGAAACCCTAATATTCTCATCAATATCTGCTCCGACTCCGAGGCAAAGGGAAGACAATAATATCACATCTGATCTAGAAGGACCTGATCTTCTTTCCTTGCAAAGATCAACTCCCAATCGCCG GGGGTGGGGAGAGATGAACGAATTATATGTTACAATAAATAAGAGCAATAATAAAGGCGATAATAAAGATGATCATCAGCATAATCTGCGTGTagctttgatgaagatgaagaaaataAAAGGAAGAAGGAAAGTAAGAGAGCCCAGATTTTGCTTCAAGACCATGAGCGAGGTCGATGTCTTAGATGATGGCTACAAATGGAGAAAATATGGACAGAAAGTTGTCAAGAACAAACAACATCCCAG GAGCTATTACCATTGTACGCAAGACAATTGTCGAGTAAAGAAACGAGTGGAGCGCTTAGCCGAAGATCCAAGAATGGTGATAACAACATACGAAGGTAGGCATGCTCACTCCCCTTCAGAAGACAATGAAGATTCACAACCTCCATCATCACATCTTAACAATTTCTTCTGGTAG